Proteins encoded in a region of the Dorea longicatena genome:
- a CDS encoding exonuclease domain-containing protein encodes MTKVRKKPKKNITKNINKKSFIQNTLNIAEKLDNEMVAFLDTEFLTSQVKGGPPAKLVSVGFVVCGKNFEEVTRFHSYIYAEDKLHDRFQEMTGIERKDLLSAPDYELVMEEVAEQLEAWEVSRVYVWGPDKYVIQRDLLEYRKDASKRTKKIVNRILRMIKDIEDIYSAKLDLQSAGIGSLKILCGLGTEVSHNALDDAVDLKNIIKHIDLEGCSEHMLQIMKKYTAEKEVYYRQRRFREKWEDVSEEIQEKTLGLLKELGKVDTVEARALRDDLMVMCTGEAISFPTLEEYIRKEEKE; translated from the coding sequence TTGACAAAAGTCAGGAAAAAACCAAAGAAGAATATAACGAAAAACATAAATAAAAAATCATTCATACAAAATACACTAAACATCGCAGAAAAACTGGACAACGAGATGGTAGCATTCTTAGACACAGAATTCCTGACATCTCAGGTAAAGGGTGGACCGCCGGCCAAGCTTGTGTCGGTTGGGTTTGTAGTCTGTGGGAAGAATTTTGAAGAAGTAACAAGATTTCATTCCTATATTTATGCAGAAGACAAACTGCATGACCGGTTCCAGGAGATGACCGGTATTGAGAGAAAAGATCTCTTAAGTGCCCCGGATTATGAACTTGTGATGGAAGAAGTCGCAGAGCAGTTGGAAGCGTGGGAGGTATCAAGGGTCTATGTATGGGGACCGGATAAGTACGTGATACAGAGAGATCTTCTGGAATACCGCAAGGATGCATCGAAACGGACCAAAAAGATCGTGAACCGTATCCTTCGTATGATCAAAGATATAGAAGATATCTATTCGGCGAAACTGGATCTGCAGAGTGCCGGGATCGGAAGTCTGAAGATCCTTTGTGGGCTGGGAACGGAAGTCAGTCATAATGCACTGGATGATGCGGTAGATCTGAAGAATATCATTAAGCACATTGATCTGGAAGGATGTTCGGAGCATATGTTGCAGATCATGAAAAAGTATACGGCTGAGAAGGAAGTGTACTACAGACAGCGCAGATTCCGTGAAAAATGGGAAGATGTATCAGAAGAAATTCAGGAAAAGACGCTTGGTCTGCTGAAAGAGCTTGGAAAGGTAGATACAGTAGAAGCAAGAGCACTCAGGGATGACCTTATGGTCATGTGTACCGGAGAAGCCATATCATTTCCGACATTGGAAGAATATATCCGGAAAGAAGAAAAAGAATAA
- a CDS encoding flavin reductase family protein, with protein MRKNFGAKPFLYPQPVMILGTYDENGKANAMNAAWGGIVGANEIIVDLSAHKTTDNIIKNKAFTVGVADLEHLVACDYVGIVSANKEADKMKKAGFTTTKGEFVNAPIINELPLTLECELVKVIDGSKYLAEIKNVSADEKYLGDDGEIDLSKFTPITYDPVHHGYYRLGERVGNAFKDGAKLK; from the coding sequence ATGAGAAAAAATTTTGGAGCAAAGCCATTTTTATATCCACAACCGGTTATGATTCTGGGAACCTATGATGAAAATGGAAAGGCAAATGCAATGAACGCTGCATGGGGCGGAATTGTAGGTGCAAATGAGATTATTGTAGATTTGTCTGCCCATAAGACAACAGACAATATTATAAAAAATAAGGCTTTTACAGTAGGGGTGGCAGATCTTGAACATCTGGTTGCCTGCGATTATGTGGGAATTGTTTCTGCAAATAAAGAAGCAGATAAGATGAAAAAAGCAGGCTTTACTACAACGAAAGGTGAATTTGTAAATGCACCAATCATCAATGAACTTCCATTGACTCTTGAGTGTGAACTTGTAAAAGTCATTGATGGCAGCAAGTATCTTGCGGAAATTAAAAATGTAAGTGCAGATGAGAAATATCTCGGTGATGACGGAGAAATTGATCTTAGTAAGTTTACACCAATTACATATGATCCGGTACATCACGGATATTACAGACTTGGAGAACGTGTGGGAAATGCTTTTAAGGATGGAGCAAAGTTAAAATAA
- a CDS encoding amino acid ABC transporter ATP-binding protein, whose amino-acid sequence MIDMIKISHLSKKFGNLEVLKDINLDIEEGEVVCIIGPSGSGKSTFLRCINQLESPSGGIVEYEGKNLLDKKCDIRKFREEVGMVFQRFNLFPLKTVAENVMMAPVLTKHMNKEEAHEKALELLDKVGLKDKADVYPSTLSGGQQQRVAIARALAMEPKALLFDEPTSALDPELVGDVLDVMKSLAKEGMTMIVVTHEMGFARDVADRVIFMADGYVVEEGKPERIFTAPKERRTQTFLSRILPATA is encoded by the coding sequence GTGATTGATATGATTAAAATTAGCCATTTATCAAAGAAATTCGGAAACCTGGAAGTATTAAAAGATATCAACCTTGATATCGAGGAAGGAGAAGTTGTATGTATCATCGGACCATCCGGTTCCGGAAAAAGTACCTTCCTTCGATGCATCAACCAGTTGGAGAGTCCATCCGGAGGAATTGTAGAATACGAAGGAAAGAACCTGTTAGATAAGAAATGTGACATTCGTAAATTCCGTGAAGAGGTTGGTATGGTATTTCAGAGATTCAATCTGTTCCCATTAAAGACGGTTGCGGAGAATGTTATGATGGCACCGGTTCTTACCAAACATATGAACAAAGAAGAAGCGCATGAAAAAGCGCTGGAACTTTTGGATAAAGTCGGATTAAAAGATAAAGCAGATGTCTATCCAAGTACACTTTCCGGAGGACAGCAGCAGCGAGTTGCCATAGCAAGAGCACTTGCAATGGAACCGAAAGCACTTCTTTTTGATGAACCGACATCCGCACTGGATCCGGAACTGGTAGGTGATGTACTGGATGTTATGAAATCCCTGGCAAAAGAAGGAATGACGATGATCGTTGTGACACATGAGATGGGATTTGCCCGTGATGTGGCAGACAGAGTTATCTTCATGGCTGATGGATATGTAGTAGAAGAAGGAAAGCCAGAACGCATCTTTACAGCTCCGAAAGAGAGAAGAACACAGACCTTCCTGTCACGTATTCTTCCGGCAACTGCATAG
- a CDS encoding alanine/glycine:cation symporter family protein, whose product MLNGLNNIVNFLNGYIWGVGMLVLIVGSGLYFTIRLHGFQFVHFKDMWSRIIDKQDSDSGISAFGSFCTTMAMRVGTGNVAGVAVAIYMGGPGALFWMILAGMTNSAVCFAECTLAVLYKTRIDGQYRGGGAYCAERGLGWKKYGTFMALILMIGTSVFMPAAATYTICDGFHNAIKIPMWVSALIIALILAVVVIGGVKRISAIASMIVPFMVTVYLIAAVVIIVMNITAVPALIKTVVTAAFAKNAVFGGTIGVIIQQGVKRGTFSSASGMGEASPTAAAAETSHPVKQGMANAAGVWLDTVIVCTASGLMILLTDCFNTAGGYVGSGSTELPALAAAGTNGVIFVQLACKTVMGKIAPTFIAIMLALFSFTCLISYYYEAETAAMYLFQGESKAKVRKVVTWIMRIAMPVLIFIWGNLESDIAWNLSDLALGSCTWVNMLIVLLLSPKVIALYKDYEEQMKAKKDPYYNPDKISWSGVDKEMWKDINKKYIENDK is encoded by the coding sequence ATGTTAAACGGTTTAAACAACATTGTAAACTTCCTGAATGGTTACATCTGGGGTGTAGGAATGTTGGTACTGATTGTAGGAAGCGGTTTATATTTTACAATCAGACTGCATGGTTTCCAGTTTGTACATTTTAAGGATATGTGGAGCAGAATTATTGACAAACAGGATTCTGACTCGGGAATTTCGGCATTCGGTTCGTTCTGTACGACTATGGCAATGCGTGTCGGTACAGGAAACGTAGCCGGAGTTGCGGTAGCAATTTACATGGGAGGTCCGGGAGCATTGTTCTGGATGATCCTTGCAGGTATGACGAACTCAGCAGTATGCTTCGCAGAGTGTACACTGGCAGTTCTGTATAAGACACGTATTGACGGCCAGTATCGTGGTGGTGGAGCTTATTGTGCAGAGAGAGGTCTTGGATGGAAGAAATATGGTACATTTATGGCCCTGATTCTTATGATCGGAACTTCTGTATTCATGCCGGCAGCAGCTACATATACAATCTGTGACGGATTCCATAATGCGATCAAGATTCCGATGTGGGTAAGTGCATTGATCATTGCATTGATTCTTGCAGTAGTAGTTATCGGTGGTGTAAAACGTATCAGTGCGATCGCATCTATGATCGTACCATTCATGGTAACGGTATATCTGATCGCAGCAGTTGTAATTATTGTTATGAACATTACAGCAGTACCGGCACTGATCAAAACAGTTGTAACAGCAGCATTTGCCAAGAATGCAGTATTTGGTGGAACAATCGGTGTGATCATCCAGCAGGGTGTTAAGAGAGGTACATTCTCAAGTGCATCTGGTATGGGTGAAGCATCTCCTACAGCAGCAGCGGCAGAGACAAGCCATCCGGTAAAACAGGGTATGGCCAATGCAGCAGGTGTATGGCTTGATACAGTTATCGTCTGTACTGCATCAGGACTTATGATTCTGTTAACAGACTGCTTTAATACAGCAGGCGGATATGTCGGAAGTGGCTCTACAGAACTTCCTGCACTCGCAGCAGCAGGAACGAACGGAGTTATCTTCGTACAGTTAGCATGTAAGACAGTTATGGGCAAGATCGCTCCTACATTTATTGCGATTATGTTAGCACTGTTCTCATTCACATGTCTGATCAGTTACTACTATGAAGCAGAGACAGCAGCTATGTATCTGTTCCAGGGTGAATCAAAAGCAAAAGTACGTAAAGTTGTTACATGGATCATGAGAATTGCAATGCCTGTTCTGATCTTCATCTGGGGTAACCTGGAATCAGATATCGCATGGAACTTATCAGACCTGGCACTTGGAAGTTGTACATGGGTAAATATGTTGATCGTGCTTCTGTTATCACCAAAGGTAATCGCACTTTATAAAGATTACGAAGAACAGATGAAAGCGAAGAAAGATCCATATTACAATCCGGATAAAATCTCATGGTCCGGAGTTGATAAAGAGATGTGGAAAGATATCAATAAGAAATATATTGAGAATGATAAATAA
- a CDS encoding carboxymuconolactone decarboxylase family protein — MKKIVQTAGRNALNEFAPQFAHFNDDVLFGENWNNQDIDVKTRCIITVTALIASGMINTSLVHHFENAKAHGVTQKEIAAVITHIAFYAGWPKGWAAFNLAKDVWSIDEGDLSYEDEAMRAHAKKMIFPIGEPNDKFAQYFTGKSFLAPVSTSQVGIFNVTFEPGCRNNWHIHHAKSGGGQILICIAGRGYYQEEGKEAVEMKPGDCVNIPAEVKHWHGAAPDEWFSHLAIEVPGEETSSEWCEIVTDEIYGKLK; from the coding sequence GTGAAAAAAATTGTACAGACAGCAGGAAGAAACGCACTGAATGAATTTGCACCACAGTTTGCACATTTTAATGATGATGTTTTGTTTGGAGAAAACTGGAATAATCAGGATATTGATGTAAAGACAAGATGTATTATAACAGTCACAGCACTTATCGCTTCAGGAATGATTAATACATCTTTAGTACATCATTTTGAAAATGCAAAAGCTCATGGAGTGACTCAGAAAGAAATTGCAGCCGTGATTACCCATATAGCATTTTATGCAGGGTGGCCAAAAGGATGGGCGGCATTCAATCTTGCAAAAGATGTCTGGAGTATAGACGAAGGTGATCTTTCATATGAAGATGAAGCAATGAGAGCTCATGCTAAAAAGATGATATTCCCGATTGGAGAGCCAAATGATAAATTTGCACAATATTTTACAGGGAAAAGTTTTTTGGCTCCTGTGTCTACGTCACAGGTTGGAATTTTCAATGTGACTTTTGAACCTGGTTGCAGGAATAACTGGCATATTCATCATGCAAAAAGCGGAGGCGGACAGATTCTTATCTGCATTGCAGGACGTGGATACTATCAGGAAGAAGGAAAAGAAGCAGTAGAAATGAAACCTGGAGATTGTGTCAATATTCCGGCAGAAGTAAAACACTGGCATGGAGCAGCACCAGATGAATGGTTTTCACATCTGGCAATTGAAGTACCGGGAGAAGAAACATCATCCGAATGGTGTGAAATAGTAACGGATGAGATATATGGAAAACTGAAATAA
- a CDS encoding transporter substrate-binding domain-containing protein yields MKKKLVAVMMCAAMVAMLGVGCGSKSSDDSSSKSETKKTLTEDDIKDSMKGVKLKVGTTGLFGPFSYYDEDGKTLIGYDLDLINDLQDLLGFEIDGGIQAMDYSALTTSLAENKLDMGAAALCATDERKEVMKFSDIYCDSGQVVMVNKSNDEGIKSVDDLKGKKVAVEKGTASHTYASKNLSDADLEVHDTITTAYESLEQKKVDAVIQDGPGANFYIKTTPDSNLEVVGDEFNQGQAPYCVAISKECKYYDEINAAVKVLIKNGTTDELYAKWCE; encoded by the coding sequence ATGAAAAAGAAATTAGTAGCAGTTATGATGTGTGCAGCAATGGTGGCAATGCTTGGCGTAGGATGTGGAAGTAAATCAAGTGATGATTCTTCATCCAAATCCGAGACCAAGAAAACTCTGACAGAAGATGATATCAAAGACAGCATGAAAGGTGTAAAACTGAAAGTCGGAACAACCGGACTTTTCGGACCATTTTCTTATTATGATGAAGATGGAAAGACATTGATAGGATATGATCTGGATCTGATAAATGATTTGCAGGACCTGTTAGGATTTGAGATTGACGGAGGCATTCAGGCAATGGATTATTCGGCTCTCACAACCTCACTTGCAGAAAACAAACTGGATATGGGAGCTGCAGCACTTTGTGCAACAGATGAAAGAAAAGAAGTTATGAAGTTCTCAGATATCTATTGTGATTCCGGCCAGGTTGTTATGGTAAATAAATCAAATGACGAAGGAATCAAGAGTGTTGATGACCTGAAAGGCAAGAAAGTAGCCGTAGAAAAAGGAACAGCTTCTCATACGTATGCATCTAAGAACCTTTCCGATGCAGATCTGGAAGTACATGATACGATCACAACCGCATACGAATCTCTGGAACAGAAGAAAGTAGATGCAGTTATTCAGGACGGACCTGGAGCAAACTTCTATATAAAGACAACACCGGACAGCAATCTTGAAGTCGTAGGAGATGAATTCAATCAGGGCCAGGCACCATATTGTGTAGCAATTTCCAAAGAATGCAAATATTACGATGAGATCAATGCGGCTGTAAAAGTACTGATCAAAAATGGTACAACAGATGAATTGTATGCAAAATGGTGCGAATAG
- a CDS encoding plasmid mobilization protein produces the protein MISKNYKFEKKWRKRKVKEYSKGIYVKFKPEEVEILHNRMKEAGVQNMSAYIRKMALNGYVIIPEWPDLNQVISLHSRISNNLNQYARKANETGKLYEEDIAEIKQMHNEQTKFLKKTLEAVMYLYEEDSKKKK, from the coding sequence ATGATTTCTAAAAATTACAAATTTGAAAAGAAATGGAGGAAAAGAAAAGTGAAAGAGTATTCAAAAGGAATTTATGTAAAATTCAAACCGGAAGAGGTGGAGATACTGCATAATCGAATGAAGGAAGCTGGAGTTCAAAACATGAGTGCATATATCAGAAAGATGGCATTGAACGGATATGTGATTATTCCTGAGTGGCCGGATTTGAATCAGGTAATATCCTTGCATTCAAGGATTAGTAATAATCTCAATCAGTATGCAAGGAAAGCAAATGAAACCGGAAAATTGTACGAAGAGGATATTGCAGAAATAAAGCAGATGCATAATGAACAAACAAAGTTTCTGAAAAAAACACTTGAGGCAGTAATGTATCTTTATGAGGAAGATTCAAAGAAGAAAAAGTGA
- a CDS encoding amino acid ABC transporter permease, with amino-acid sequence MDMKFLDVLLPMMFEGLKLTVLIAVVGIGIGFLIGSLCGYLLQSKYKVGKAIAEVYIWIIRATPLMVQALYGYFVIPKLVGVDISSTIVGIGVIALNSGAFISEIVKGALMGIDPGQKEAGASLGLTSSQTMLHLIIPPAFKSALPALFNQFITSVKDTALLSAIAVNEITHQAQAYAALSFKAIPTYTALAVFYLIILSILIIVQKQIERKMR; translated from the coding sequence ATGGATATGAAATTTTTGGATGTTTTACTCCCGATGATGTTTGAAGGATTAAAACTAACAGTATTGATCGCTGTAGTAGGTATCGGTATCGGATTCCTGATCGGAAGTCTCTGTGGATATTTATTACAGTCTAAGTATAAAGTAGGAAAAGCAATCGCTGAGGTTTACATTTGGATTATCAGAGCAACACCACTTATGGTGCAGGCACTTTACGGATATTTCGTAATTCCCAAATTGGTCGGCGTAGATATCAGCAGTACGATCGTCGGAATTGGGGTTATTGCATTGAACTCCGGAGCATTTATTTCTGAGATCGTCAAAGGAGCACTGATGGGAATTGATCCGGGACAGAAAGAAGCCGGAGCATCTCTTGGACTTACCAGTTCACAGACGATGCTCCACCTGATCATTCCTCCGGCATTCAAATCCGCCTTACCGGCCCTCTTTAACCAGTTTATTACATCCGTAAAGGATACGGCATTATTATCAGCCATTGCGGTAAATGAGATCACACATCAGGCACAGGCATATGCAGCTTTAAGCTTTAAAGCAATTCCTACATATACCGCATTGGCAGTGTTCTACTTGATAATACTTTCTATATTGATAATTGTTCAGAAACAGATTGAAAGAAAAATGAGGTGA
- a CDS encoding DMT family transporter has translation MTKGKPQTTKNNTAQENLTERLERKETVRGTALTIAGGFLWGIAGVFGKYTFEYKGVTATWIVNVRLIIAGIILLTRAYMVQKDGIFRIWKNKRHVLRMLVYGVIGIAGCQMTYYLAVEDSNAGIATVLQYTAPVMIMVLLALKNWKLPGKNEILALILAFGGTVLLATHGNLTQLSVSKTTLIFGLSSAVATIFYNLVPGNLMDIYGTFPMVGWGMLISGIGLTPFVRPWTLVEDITWDWQCIGCIVVVIIFGTVMSFSCYMEGVRLIGGSKASLLASVEPLTATAMSVIFMHVAFSGMDLAGFVGIIAGVIILSLPKKK, from the coding sequence ATGACAAAGGGGAAACCACAGACAACAAAAAACAATACGGCACAGGAGAATCTGACAGAGCGGTTGGAACGAAAAGAGACAGTGAGGGGAACTGCACTTACCATTGCAGGAGGGTTCTTGTGGGGGATTGCCGGAGTATTTGGAAAATACACATTTGAGTACAAAGGAGTGACTGCAACGTGGATCGTGAATGTACGTCTGATCATTGCAGGGATCATATTATTGACCAGAGCGTATATGGTGCAGAAGGACGGAATATTCCGTATCTGGAAAAATAAGCGGCATGTGCTCAGGATGCTGGTATATGGAGTGATTGGTATCGCCGGATGTCAGATGACGTATTATCTGGCGGTGGAAGATTCCAATGCGGGAATTGCAACTGTTCTGCAGTATACGGCGCCGGTAATGATTATGGTACTTCTTGCACTTAAGAACTGGAAACTTCCGGGAAAAAATGAAATCCTTGCCCTGATCCTTGCATTTGGCGGAACGGTATTGCTGGCAACACATGGTAATCTGACTCAGTTAAGTGTATCGAAAACGACATTGATATTCGGTCTTTCATCGGCAGTCGCAACGATATTCTATAATCTGGTTCCGGGGAATCTGATGGATATCTATGGAACATTTCCGATGGTTGGCTGGGGTATGCTGATCAGTGGAATCGGTCTGACACCATTTGTGCGGCCATGGACGCTGGTGGAAGATATTACCTGGGACTGGCAATGTATTGGCTGTATTGTAGTTGTGATTATTTTCGGTACAGTGATGTCTTTTAGCTGTTATATGGAAGGCGTACGGCTGATCGGTGGTTCCAAGGCAAGTCTGCTCGCATCGGTAGAGCCGTTAACAGCGACAGCAATGTCCGTGATTTTTATGCATGTGGCATTTTCCGGAATGGATCTGGCAGGATTTGTCGGAATCATTGCCGGTGTGATCATATTGTCACTTCCAAAGAAGAAATAA
- a CDS encoding flavodoxin produces MKKMLVVYYSWSNGNTKRIAEQLTNGTGADIARIETAEPYSGSHEDVVEQGKREVEAGFMPQINPISVNLADYDVIAIGTPTWWYTMAPAVLTFLTTNDFTGKTVIPFMTNGGWPGHVIKDMKENCKGAAFAHEMQIQFDSKGKDHLETSEEVITEWIGQINTDINK; encoded by the coding sequence GAATTGCAGAGCAGCTGACTAATGGGACAGGTGCAGATATTGCGAGAATCGAAACAGCAGAGCCATACAGCGGCAGTCATGAAGATGTGGTTGAACAGGGAAAAAGAGAGGTAGAGGCAGGCTTTATGCCTCAGATCAATCCGATATCTGTAAATCTTGCTGATTATGATGTGATTGCTATCGGAACTCCAACGTGGTGGTATACGATGGCACCTGCAGTGCTTACATTTTTGACAACAAATGATTTTACAGGAAAGACAGTGATTCCATTTATGACAAATGGTGGATGGCCGGGGCATGTTATAAAAGATATGAAGGAAAATTGTAAAGGAGCTGCCTTTGCACATGAAATGCAGATTCAGTTTGATTCCAAAGGAAAAGATCATCTGGAAACTTCAGAAGAGGTGATTACAGAATGGATTGGGCAGATAAATACTGATATAAACAAATAA